One genomic region from Acidobacteriota bacterium encodes:
- a CDS encoding polyprenyl synthetase family protein, which produces MQPSSSPSDLAQLFEPVRDDLERVNQAFLRHIDSRVELIPEIGKYLQNTGGKRVRPAVMLMASRLAGGHDKSDMAVLYASVIEFIHTATLVHDDIIDDSELRRGRLAVHARWGNDVTVLLGDYLYIKSLGMALHYDRIDVLRVLCDITLKMIEGELYQLTKNGDTEITEDEHFDIIRRKTAYLFAGSARIGGMVGTITPAQEQALWDYGFNLGIAFQLVDDLLDYTADQAALGKPIASDLREGKLTLPMILLRDRVPDQARPIIEQVVRDADISEEAWRQLLGLMREYDIIPQVTRRAGEYAEQASRQLASFPESRERDALIGLADYVLARDR; this is translated from the coding sequence GTGCAGCCTTCTTCGTCTCCCTCCGATCTCGCGCAGTTGTTCGAGCCCGTCAGGGACGATCTTGAACGTGTCAATCAGGCCTTCCTCCGCCATATCGACTCGCGCGTCGAGTTGATCCCGGAGATCGGCAAATACCTGCAGAACACGGGCGGCAAACGCGTGCGTCCGGCGGTGATGCTCATGGCCAGCCGGCTGGCCGGCGGGCACGACAAGAGCGACATGGCCGTGCTCTACGCGTCGGTCATCGAGTTCATCCACACCGCCACGCTCGTCCACGACGACATCATCGACGACTCCGAACTGCGCCGCGGCCGCCTGGCCGTGCACGCGCGGTGGGGCAACGACGTCACCGTCCTGCTCGGCGACTACCTGTACATCAAGTCGCTCGGGATGGCGCTGCACTACGACAGGATCGACGTCCTGCGCGTGCTCTGCGACATCACGCTGAAGATGATCGAGGGTGAGCTGTACCAGCTCACCAAGAACGGCGACACGGAGATCACCGAGGACGAGCACTTCGACATCATCCGCCGCAAGACCGCGTACCTGTTTGCCGGGTCGGCGCGCATCGGCGGCATGGTCGGGACGATCACGCCGGCTCAGGAACAGGCGCTCTGGGACTACGGGTTCAATCTCGGGATCGCCTTCCAACTCGTCGACGATCTGCTGGACTACACGGCGGATCAGGCCGCGCTCGGCAAGCCGATCGCCAGCGACCTGCGCGAGGGCAAGCTCACGCTCCCGATGATCCTCCTGCGCGACCGTGTGCCCGATCAGGCGCGGCCCATCATCGAGCAGGTCGTGCGCGACGCCGACATCTCCGAGGAGGCGTGGCGACAGTTGCTCGGACTCATGCGCGAGTACGACATCATCCCGCAGGTCACGCGCCGCGCTGGCGAGTACGCCGAGCAGGCCAGCCGGCAGCTCGCGTCGTTCCCCGAGAGCCGGGAGCGCGACGCGCTCATCGGGCTTGCCGACTACGTTCTCGCCCGCGATCGCTGA
- a CDS encoding TatD family hydrolase, with the protein MIDTHCHIAGDDFVDDLADVAARARDAGVADAVCILDAVTPVELARVDAVRAAWPGVRFAVGVHPHHAGQVDEADVYRVVGAALDRTGAVALGEIGLDYHYDFAPRDRQRAVFGRQVALAVARDLPIVIHTREADADTLAVLDAHGEGRVRGVFHCFTGNQALAEAAVSRGFHLSFSGIATFPGAEAIRDVARWVPADRWLVETDSPFLAPAPKRGGRNEPARVMAVLDTVANVRGLTPDEARGQAVANAAALFGAIDPSR; encoded by the coding sequence ATGATCGACACACACTGTCATATTGCCGGGGACGACTTCGTCGACGACCTCGCCGACGTCGCCGCGCGCGCCAGGGACGCGGGTGTCGCTGACGCCGTGTGTATCCTCGACGCGGTCACGCCGGTGGAACTTGCCCGCGTCGACGCCGTGCGTGCCGCGTGGCCGGGCGTGCGGTTTGCTGTCGGCGTGCACCCGCATCACGCTGGGCAGGTGGACGAGGCGGACGTCTATCGCGTCGTGGGGGCCGCGCTCGACCGGACGGGCGCTGTCGCGCTGGGCGAGATCGGCCTCGACTATCACTACGACTTCGCGCCACGCGACAGGCAGCGTGCGGTGTTCGGACGTCAGGTGGCGCTCGCCGTCGCGCGCGACCTGCCGATCGTGATCCACACCCGCGAGGCGGATGCCGACACGCTCGCCGTGCTCGACGCCCATGGCGAGGGGCGCGTGCGCGGCGTGTTCCATTGCTTCACGGGCAACCAGGCGCTGGCCGAAGCGGCCGTCTCGCGGGGCTTCCACCTCTCGTTCTCGGGGATCGCCACCTTCCCCGGGGCAGAGGCCATCCGGGACGTGGCCAGATGGGTGCCGGCCGACAGGTGGCTCGTCGAGACCGACAGCCCCTTTCTCGCCCCGGCGCCCAAGCGTGGCGGGCGCAACGAGCCGGCGCGCGTCATGGCCGTCCTGGACACCGTGGCCAACGTTCGCGGCCTCACGCCGGACGAGGCGCGCGGGCAGGCGGTGGCCAACGCCGCGGCGCTCTTCGGCGCCATCGACCCCAGCCGCTAG
- the metG gene encoding methionine--tRNA ligase has product MPRFYITTAIDYVNSRPHLGTAYEKITADVIARYQRLRGADVHFVMGNDEHSQNVFRRARELGKDPLTYCDDMEQQFRDVWGALDLSFDDFIRTTQPRHKAAVETMVRRIADAGDLYQADYEGWYCVGCEAFKQEKDLVDGLCPVHRTRPDWIKERNHFFRLSAYRERLLAHFAAHPEFLQPDVRRNEILRLLEAGLEDISISRAGQSWGIPLPIDPSSVVYVWFDALINYASAVGLGTDPTLFDTWWPADLHVVGKDITRFHAVIWPAMLMSAGLSVPRQVFGHGWVHLRGEKMSKSLGTAVDPLDAASRFGADALRLYLTKEIAYGADGDFSVERFEERYNTDLANNLGNLLNRVTAMGVRYRQGTLAPVASLSPLQDLAAATVRTYRDAMDTYALHQGAVAVYRLLDATNEYLAERAPWTLARDPANAAALDEVLYTAAESLRLSAVLLGPVMPASSQAILARLGDRTPLADRRLDVEAAWRHAPVTTTAGEALWPRAVPAEAATPAVVTLPNAGVSVVSEQPVPDAPPAAAPAAAPAVASPVAPAPASADAGLITIDDFVKVELKVGKVLAAEAVPKSRKLLKLTVQDGPESERTILAGIAESYAPDAMVGRTIAFVANLAPRPMMGLVSHGMVLAAETDGRAQLIAFETPPQPGTRIR; this is encoded by the coding sequence ATGCCGCGCTTTTACATCACGACAGCCATCGACTACGTCAACAGCCGTCCGCACCTCGGGACGGCGTACGAGAAGATCACGGCCGACGTCATCGCCAGGTATCAGCGCCTGCGCGGCGCCGACGTGCACTTCGTGATGGGCAACGACGAGCACTCGCAGAACGTGTTCCGGCGTGCCCGTGAACTCGGGAAGGATCCGCTGACCTATTGCGACGACATGGAACAGCAGTTCCGCGACGTCTGGGGCGCGCTGGATCTCTCGTTCGACGACTTCATCCGCACCACGCAGCCGCGCCACAAGGCGGCCGTCGAGACGATGGTGCGGCGGATCGCCGATGCGGGCGACCTCTATCAGGCCGACTACGAGGGGTGGTACTGCGTCGGCTGCGAGGCGTTCAAGCAGGAGAAGGATCTGGTGGACGGGCTCTGTCCCGTGCACCGCACGCGTCCCGACTGGATCAAGGAGCGCAATCACTTCTTCAGGCTGTCGGCCTATCGCGAGCGCCTGCTCGCGCACTTTGCCGCGCACCCGGAGTTCCTGCAGCCCGACGTGCGGCGCAACGAGATCCTGCGCCTGCTCGAAGCGGGTCTCGAAGACATCTCGATCAGCCGCGCGGGGCAGTCGTGGGGGATTCCGCTGCCCATCGATCCGTCGAGCGTGGTGTACGTGTGGTTCGACGCGCTCATCAACTACGCGTCGGCCGTGGGCCTGGGTACCGATCCCACGCTGTTCGACACGTGGTGGCCCGCCGACCTGCACGTGGTGGGCAAGGACATCACGCGCTTCCACGCCGTCATCTGGCCCGCCATGCTGATGAGCGCGGGGCTGTCGGTTCCCAGGCAGGTGTTCGGGCACGGGTGGGTCCACCTGCGCGGCGAGAAGATGAGCAAGTCGCTCGGCACGGCCGTCGATCCGCTCGATGCCGCGAGCCGGTTCGGCGCCGACGCGCTGCGCCTCTATCTCACCAAGGAGATCGCGTACGGCGCCGACGGCGACTTCAGCGTCGAGCGATTCGAGGAGCGCTACAACACCGACCTGGCCAACAACCTGGGCAACCTGCTCAATCGCGTCACGGCGATGGGCGTGCGCTACAGGCAGGGGACCCTCGCGCCGGTGGCGTCGCTGTCGCCGCTCCAGGATCTGGCCGCGGCCACGGTGCGGACGTATCGCGACGCGATGGACACGTACGCGCTCCATCAGGGCGCGGTGGCCGTCTACCGCCTGCTCGACGCGACCAACGAGTACCTCGCCGAGCGTGCCCCGTGGACGCTGGCCAGGGATCCGGCCAACGCCGCGGCGCTCGACGAGGTGCTGTACACCGCCGCCGAGAGCCTGCGGCTGTCGGCCGTGCTCCTCGGACCCGTGATGCCAGCCTCGTCGCAGGCGATCCTGGCGCGTCTTGGCGATCGCACGCCGCTGGCCGACAGGCGGCTCGACGTCGAGGCGGCGTGGCGTCACGCGCCCGTCACGACTACCGCGGGCGAGGCGTTGTGGCCGCGCGCCGTACCCGCCGAAGCGGCGACACCAGCCGTGGTCACACTTCCGAATGCAGGAGTCTCAGTCGTGTCCGAACAGCCAGTCCCCGATGCTCCGCCAGCCGCCGCTCCGGCCGCAGCGCCAGCCGTGGCATCACCCGTCGCCCCGGCGCCGGCGAGTGCCGACGCGGGCCTCATCACCATCGACGACTTCGTGAAGGTGGAGTTGAAGGTCGGCAAGGTGCTGGCGGCCGAAGCCGTGCCGAAGTCCAGGAAGTTGCTGAAGCTCACGGTGCAGGATGGGCCCGAATCGGAGCGCACGATCCTTGCCGGCATCGCCGAGTCGTACGCGCCGGACGCCATGGTCGGCCGCACCATCGCGTTTGTGGCCAATCTCGCGCCGCGCCCGATGATGGGCCTCGTGTCGCACGGGATGGTGCTGGCCGCCGAGACCGACGGCCGGGCGCAGCTCATCGCGTTCGAAACCCCGCCGCAGCCCGGCACGCGCATCCGGTAG